ATGCACATTCTCAAAAAGGTGCCTATCTTGATATTTTTAAAGATGAAGGCGCTCAAGGTTTTAATCCTGCTGACTATCAAATTCAGTTGACGCGAAGACTTCGTGGTTTGCCACTTTGGTTTTCATTAGCCACTCATGGCACAAAACGATATCAAGCGACTATCGAAAGAGGTTTAGAGTTGGCTCAATTTGCGACCAAAACCATTGATGATATGTCTCATGTCAATTTGGTAAGACCACCAGGTTTGTCTTGTGTCTTGTTTGAACGAAAAAATTGGTCAGACGAAGATTATAAAAACTGGACTTATACCAATCAAAAAAAAGGCTTTGCACTCGTAACACCAACTAAATGGACAATCAATGCACAAAGCCAAACTGTTTCAAGGTTTTGTTTTATCAATCCTGACACTACCGAAGATGATGTGGTTAAGATTTTAGAAACGATGAAATAATTTTTTTTTAAAAAATCAATTATCAACCCGTTCCCAGACTTTATCGTCGTTGAGTTTAAAGCTTCCTTTATGTTTAAACGAACATTCGTCGGGTTGGATGATAGATAAAAAACTTTGATTATTGTCTTTGACATAAAGATGATAAACTTGACCTACAATAGGTTCAAAACTGAACTCTGCGTTGTAAATTAGCTTATTGTATTCATATTGTTGCATCAAATCTTCATAAGCCGATTTGAGTTTGTCATATTTCGTTTTGATTTGATGGTTAGCTTTATGAATATTGGTTTTTTTCCAACCTGTCAAATCATTTGATGTGATTTTTGGAGCTGAGGCATTGGTGGCATAAGGTAATAAACCAGCATCGTATTTATCTTTTTCTTCATTATAAACAACTTGATCTGGTTTTTTGTCAGGCATAATTTTTATATCAAATTTAAAACAATAGTTATTAAAGATGTTATAGATATGATATCGAATATTATTTCATTCAAAATGGTATAATATAG
This genomic window from Flavobacterium sp. CS20 contains:
- a CDS encoding DUF2452 domain-containing protein, which gives rise to MPDKKPDQVVYNEEKDKYDAGLLPYATNASAPKITSNDLTGWKKTNIHKANHQIKTKYDKLKSAYEDLMQQYEYNKLIYNAEFSFEPIVGQVYHLYVKDNNQSFLSIIQPDECSFKHKGSFKLNDDKVWERVDN